One window from the genome of Chloroflexota bacterium encodes:
- a CDS encoding MFS transporter encodes MQDTGTKWKSNLAAAAVAQFLCIVGWNASIPFLPLYVRELGVTDLHQVELWSGLLAAGGSAASFLLFPFWGALSDRMGHKWNTIRAALGIAVTFVAMAFVGSVQELFVARVLQGALAGITPAFFALTSAFVPLENVGFALGVVQMASSAGGAVGPLVGGAVADLAGYRWAFAFSGMLSAMGAAVVLALVRDRFRRPARLSHSNGVADGARLVAHSLPVLGAILVMASANLADSVARVILPLFVDFLRRDTAGVNAATGLVLSGAALAGAVSALLMGRLADRFGYSRVLLVCAAGAALSYAAQAAAPSFGVFLVASLAMGLFVGGVVPAANAILARTVRREQQGAVYGLSASANSAGNTLGPMLGASLASAWGLRAPFAVAAVFAVGIGFLTAGVIRPLPYRRTARLHHLGLHLPDGFFRRVHLPHHESPQAHLDGVREKGYNSEDRNAG; translated from the coding sequence ATGCAAGACACAGGGACGAAGTGGAAATCCAACCTGGCCGCCGCAGCGGTGGCGCAGTTTCTGTGCATCGTGGGATGGAACGCTTCCATCCCATTCCTGCCGCTCTACGTCCGCGAACTCGGCGTAACGGATCTGCATCAGGTGGAGTTGTGGTCGGGGTTGCTGGCGGCGGGAGGGTCGGCGGCTTCGTTCTTGCTGTTTCCGTTTTGGGGCGCGCTTTCGGATCGGATGGGCCACAAGTGGAACACGATCCGTGCGGCCTTGGGGATCGCAGTGACCTTCGTGGCGATGGCGTTTGTGGGTAGCGTGCAGGAGTTGTTCGTAGCGCGCGTCTTGCAGGGGGCGCTGGCGGGCATCACGCCTGCGTTTTTCGCCCTCACATCGGCGTTTGTCCCGCTGGAGAACGTGGGGTTTGCGCTGGGCGTGGTTCAGATGGCGTCCAGCGCGGGCGGGGCCGTGGGGCCGCTGGTGGGCGGCGCCGTGGCCGACCTGGCAGGATACCGATGGGCTTTTGCGTTCAGCGGGATGCTCAGCGCGATGGGGGCTGCCGTGGTGCTGGCCCTGGTGCGCGACCGGTTTCGGCGACCCGCGCGCCTGTCTCATTCCAATGGCGTCGCCGACGGAGCGCGGCTGGTGGCCCATTCGTTGCCGGTGCTGGGCGCGATTCTGGTCATGGCCTCGGCCAACCTAGCCGATTCGGTCGCGCGCGTCATCCTGCCGCTGTTCGTGGACTTCCTGCGGCGGGACACTGCGGGCGTCAACGCGGCCACCGGCCTGGTGCTGTCGGGGGCGGCGCTGGCGGGCGCGGTCTCCGCGTTGCTGATGGGGCGGCTGGCGGATCGGTTCGGGTATTCGCGTGTCCTCTTGGTCTGCGCGGCGGGGGCGGCGCTGTCCTACGCGGCGCAGGCGGCGGCGCCGAGTTTCGGCGTGTTCCTGGTGGCGAGCCTGGCGATGGGGCTGTTCGTGGGCGGCGTCGTGCCGGCGGCCAACGCCATACTGGCCCGCACGGTGCGCCGCGAACAGCAGGGCGCCGTGTACGGCCTGAGCGCGTCGGCCAACTCCGCGGGCAATACGCTAGGCCCCATGCTCGGCGCGTCGCTGGCCAGCGCATGGGGGCTGCGCGCGCCTTTCGCGGTGGCGGCGGTGTTCGCAGTCGGCATCGGCTTCCTGACCGCCGGAGTCATCCGTCCTCTGCCCTACCGGCGCACGGCGCGGCTGCACCACCTGGGTTTGCACCTGCCCGATGGCTTTTTCCGGCGCGTGCACCTGCCGCACCACGAATCGCCGCAGGCCCACCTTGACGGAGTTCGTGAAAAGGGGTACAATTCAGAGGATAGGAACGCGGGATAG